From a region of the Streptomyces caniferus genome:
- a CDS encoding S41 family peptidase, which translates to MPGPCSYDRPRRIRRGAALTLFLASVLATGAATGTWSDRTQGAAERPAHDATAVGAHAPDAATADRAAVERAASEAVADGKSGAQAAADVVSRSGDRWSTIYSPGEFKDFQAQLDGAYVGVGLWVRQVPHGRIEVSRVQPGGPAARAGIAVGDRLRAVDGRPSRGAPVTDVVARLRGAASGGTRGPAAVGTPVTLDLQRGTRRWSATLHRTRLRSRNVVIDRPAGAHGPTRVKIAAFAKGTGAAVRRAVRRASPEGGMLLDLRGNTGGLVTEAVATASAFLDGGLVATYDVRGSQRALYARRGGNTRLPLVVLVDGGTMSAAELLSGALQDRGRALVVGSRTFGKGSVQMPSELPDGSVAELTVGHYRTPAGRNVDGAGLTPDVVVGSGAEKRARTVLSGLGGGA; encoded by the coding sequence ATGCCGGGCCCGTGTTCGTACGACCGGCCCCGCCGCATTCGCCGCGGGGCGGCCCTGACGTTGTTCCTGGCGAGCGTGCTCGCCACGGGCGCTGCGACCGGCACGTGGAGCGACCGGACACAGGGCGCGGCCGAGCGGCCTGCCCACGACGCCACGGCGGTCGGAGCGCACGCCCCCGACGCCGCCACCGCGGACCGTGCGGCCGTCGAGCGGGCCGCTTCCGAGGCCGTCGCGGACGGCAAGTCCGGTGCCCAGGCCGCCGCCGACGTCGTCAGCCGCAGCGGCGACCGCTGGTCGACGATCTACAGTCCGGGCGAGTTCAAGGACTTCCAGGCGCAGTTGGACGGCGCCTATGTCGGTGTCGGGCTCTGGGTGCGGCAGGTGCCGCACGGCCGGATCGAGGTGTCCCGGGTCCAGCCCGGCGGCCCCGCCGCACGGGCCGGCATCGCCGTGGGCGACCGGCTGCGCGCGGTCGACGGCCGCCCGTCCCGGGGCGCACCAGTCACCGACGTCGTCGCCCGGCTGCGCGGCGCCGCCTCCGGCGGGACCCGCGGTCCCGCCGCCGTCGGCACCCCCGTGACGCTGGACCTGCAGCGCGGCACCCGCCGCTGGTCGGCCACCTTGCACCGCACCCGGCTGAGATCCCGGAACGTCGTCATCGACCGTCCCGCCGGTGCGCACGGCCCGACCCGCGTCAAGATCGCCGCGTTCGCCAAGGGCACCGGCGCGGCGGTCCGCCGGGCGGTGCGCCGGGCCTCCCCGGAGGGCGGCATGCTGCTCGACCTGCGGGGCAACACCGGCGGCCTGGTCACCGAGGCGGTGGCCACCGCGTCCGCCTTCCTCGACGGCGGTCTGGTCGCGACGTACGACGTACGCGGCAGCCAGCGCGCGCTGTACGCCCGGCGCGGCGGCAACACCCGCCTCCCGCTGGTCGTCCTCGTCGACGGCGGCACGATGAGCGCCGCCGAGCTGCTGTCCGGCGCGCTCCAGGACCGGGGGCGGGCGCTCGTGGTGGGCTCCCGGACCTTCGGCAAGGGCTCGGTGCAGATGCCCAGCGAGCTGCCGGACGGTTCGGTCGCCGAGCTGACCGTCGGCCACTACCGCACCCCGGCCGGCCGGAACGTCGACGGCGCCGGCCTGACGCCCGACGTCGTCGTCGGGTCCGGCGCGGAGAAACGGGCCCGCACAGTATTGAGTGGCCTCGGGGGCGGTGCATAG
- the ftsX gene encoding permease-like cell division protein FtsX, which produces MRAQFVLSEIGVGLRRNLTMTFAVIVSVALSLGLFGASLLMRDQVSTMKGYWYDKVNVSIFFCNKNDADSGANCAKGAATQQQKDDIKAELDRLPIVQKPVVYESSDQAYKHYKEQFGDTPVAGLVTPDQLPESFRVKLKDPTKYAVIKSAFSERPGVQEVQDQRDTVEPLFNLLNGMNIAALVVMGLMLVVALMLIVNTVRVSAFSRRRETGIMRLVGASSFYIQMPFILEAAIAGLLGAAFACVLIVGGKYVLVNNWLAKKIQVINFIGWDSVAAVLPLVLLIGLLMPALAAFFALRKYLKV; this is translated from the coding sequence ATGCGCGCCCAGTTCGTCCTGTCGGAGATCGGCGTCGGTCTCCGCCGAAACCTCACGATGACCTTCGCCGTCATCGTCTCCGTAGCCCTCTCGCTGGGCCTGTTCGGCGCCTCGCTGCTGATGCGCGACCAGGTCAGCACGATGAAGGGCTACTGGTACGACAAGGTCAACGTCTCCATCTTCTTCTGCAACAAGAACGACGCCGACTCCGGTGCCAACTGCGCCAAGGGCGCCGCCACCCAGCAGCAGAAGGACGACATCAAGGCCGAGCTGGACCGGCTGCCGATCGTCCAGAAGCCGGTGGTCTACGAGTCCAGCGACCAGGCGTACAAGCACTACAAGGAGCAGTTCGGCGACACCCCCGTGGCCGGGCTGGTCACGCCCGACCAGCTTCCGGAGTCCTTCCGCGTCAAGCTCAAGGACCCGACGAAGTACGCCGTCATCAAGTCGGCGTTCTCCGAGCGGCCCGGCGTCCAGGAGGTGCAGGACCAACGGGACACCGTCGAGCCGCTGTTCAACCTCCTCAACGGCATGAACATCGCCGCGCTGGTCGTGATGGGGCTGATGCTCGTCGTTGCGCTGATGCTGATCGTCAACACCGTGCGGGTGTCGGCGTTCAGCCGTCGGCGGGAGACCGGGATCATGCGGCTGGTGGGAGCGTCGAGCTTCTACATCCAGATGCCGTTCATCCTGGAAGCCGCCATCGCGGGCCTGCTCGGCGCCGCCTTCGCCTGTGTGCTGATCGTCGGCGGCAAGTACGTCCTCGTCAACAACTGGCTGGCGAAGAAGATCCAGGTGATCAACTTCATCGGCTGGGACTCGGTGGCCGCGGTCCTCCCGCTGGTCCTCCTGATCGGGCTGTTGATGCCCGCGCTCGCCGCGTTCTTCGCGTTGCGCAAGTACCTCAAGGTGTGA